From Rudanella lutea DSM 19387, a single genomic window includes:
- a CDS encoding thioredoxin family protein has translation MMPTQTTPTPELVASAMTYEQYRTLAIELFEQGRTTSADAHYNTPEILGYTKMNLARMSRLDKQTVIHPELTAAVGAVAGRWTWLVLTESWCGDAAQALPVLRAIAGESIPLRFLLRDENPELMNAFLTNGGRSIPKLICLDNASGEVLGSWGPRPAGLQAAIAEWKAAGDLTFEQILENTQRWYNTDRTESIQNELLTLVRRWSEVI, from the coding sequence ATGATGCCCACCCAAACCACCCCTACGCCGGAACTGGTTGCCTCGGCAATGACCTACGAGCAGTACCGGACACTGGCTATTGAGCTCTTTGAACAGGGCCGCACTACCTCAGCCGATGCCCATTACAATACGCCCGAGATTCTGGGTTATACCAAAATGAACCTGGCCCGCATGAGCCGGCTCGACAAACAGACCGTTATTCACCCCGAACTGACCGCGGCCGTTGGGGCCGTAGCTGGTCGCTGGACGTGGCTGGTCCTCACTGAGTCGTGGTGTGGCGATGCCGCTCAGGCATTACCGGTACTGCGGGCTATTGCGGGCGAGTCGATACCGCTGCGGTTCCTGCTGCGCGACGAAAACCCGGAGTTGATGAACGCGTTTCTGACCAATGGCGGGCGGTCTATTCCCAAACTGATTTGTCTCGACAACGCATCGGGCGAGGTGCTCGGAAGCTGGGGCCCGCGCCCGGCTGGCCTGCAAGCGGCCATTGCCGAGTGGAAAGCCGCCGGTGATCTGACCTTCGAGCAGATCCTCGAAAACACCCAGCGCTGGTACAATACCGACCGGACCGAATCAATCCAAAACGAACTATTGACGCTGGTACGGCGTTGGTCGGAGGTAATCTGA
- a CDS encoding TerC family protein, with translation MELVDSIVPLLTLIVLEVILGIDNIIFISILSDKLPPEQRDKLRLWGIGLAMFMRLGLLALISWIMQLDQTLFTVFGIDFSGKGLILLAGGLFLIYKSTKEIYHKAELNDDANAPDNTAKATFRDLLIQILILDMVFSIDSIITAVGMVDQLWVMYTAVIVTVGIMLVASKPISNFISQHPSFKILALCFLLIIGMSLVAEGLHFEIPKGYIYFSMAFAFLVDLIQMKTVPKHNPNAVNEPPKSVNP, from the coding sequence ATGGAGCTCGTTGATAGCATCGTACCCTTACTTACATTGATCGTGCTGGAGGTGATCCTCGGCATCGATAACATTATCTTCATTTCTATTCTGTCGGATAAACTGCCTCCCGAACAACGTGACAAGCTTCGGCTGTGGGGTATCGGTTTGGCCATGTTTATGCGGCTTGGGTTGCTCGCGCTTATCTCGTGGATCATGCAGCTCGATCAAACGCTCTTTACGGTGTTCGGCATCGACTTCAGCGGGAAAGGACTAATTCTGCTTGCCGGGGGGCTTTTCCTGATCTACAAGAGCACGAAGGAGATTTACCACAAAGCCGAGCTTAATGACGATGCCAACGCGCCGGACAATACGGCCAAAGCGACCTTCCGCGATTTGCTCATTCAGATTCTGATACTGGACATGGTCTTTTCTATCGACTCCATCATCACGGCTGTGGGCATGGTCGATCAACTTTGGGTGATGTACACGGCCGTGATTGTGACAGTAGGTATTATGCTCGTGGCTTCGAAGCCCATCAGCAACTTTATCAGTCAGCACCCATCGTTTAAGATTCTGGCTCTGTGCTTCCTGCTCATTATCGGTATGTCGTTGGTGGCCGAGGGGCTGCATTTTGAGATTCCGAAGGGCTACATCTACTTCTCGATGGCGTTTGCGTTTCTGGTGGATCTGATTCAGATGAAAACCGTGCCTAAGCACAACCCGAACGCCGTGAATGAACCACCCAAATCGGTGAATCCGTAA